One Bombus pyrosoma isolate SC7728 linkage group LG7, ASM1482585v1, whole genome shotgun sequence genomic window carries:
- the LOC122569718 gene encoding laminin subunit gamma-1 isoform X3, whose protein sequence is MNWSSKMRLIGCLLLVNVMISTSSRWDGILPWYSGSTCNCNGYSERCFFDKELYKASGHGGHCLDCRANRDGANCEHCRENFYQRPEDSYCIACNCNEIGSRSLQCNSEGKCQCKPGVTGDKCDRCAANYYNFGSYGCTSCECNAAGSLANAPTCDPTNGVCICKENVEGKRCRVCKPGFFNLAMENEFGCTPCFCYGHSSVCRPATGYSKVVIESMFVRGTERWKATVAGNPIPLHYDPLTQTIYATALDRDNAYFIAPDRFLGDQRASYNQDLLFTLRIGEAGPAPTVRDIILEGGNGEQITQPIFGQNNYLPSVTPHEYRFKLHEHPSYGWEPRLSSRAFMSILSNLTAIKIRGTYTHQGRGFLDDVKLETALRGAAGETADWVEHCQCPHGYVGQFCESCAPGFHHDPPNGGPFALCVPCNCNNHADICEAETGQCICEHNTAGSNCELCKRGYYGHPLKGTPDDCKPCPCPDNGPCILLGNNPDPICSECPLGRTGPRCETCSDGYFGNPEKGIACRPCDCNNNIDLNAVRNCNHETGECLKCVNNTAGFHCEECLSGYYGDALSDRKEDGCKLCQCFPPGTVELSDGRVAPCEQLTGHCTCKPHVTGRNCDKCEEGYYHILSGEGCTPCNCDAEGSYNRTCNAVTGQCECRPGITGQHCDACVSYQYGFSREGCKPCDCDNIGSQDLQCDASGQCPCFPNVEGRRCDRCKENKHNRQNGCVDCPDCYNLVQAAVNSHRERLAELENTLKKINSSPTVIKDSDFEKELKNVQNKVKNLLQIAKQGSGNENKTLVEQLDELRDQLNEIEEIAQTVNLTAFDAHRTTLEGLMNIDEAEKVLDKIHAQLTDTEDYLATDGATALSKAKSRADQVGQQNIQMTSIAQDARLFAELNVNEAKKIHALAEQARNTTMEAYSLAKKTIAKYSNMTDDIRGLENKLELLEHRMSEVKNLTSIAATKSSAVSQEAIDLLILDLALPPVDIEQLRNQVEDVNNEGLRLKEQAQLLLDQNENLINEMVEKIRKSEQLIELVQDQQAATAELVAELDKANEKVDDAVKRGDQTLKEAQETLQKLGEFHAEVERERVKAQDALKDIKNIESLIMDAKEKASQAEKILDGSEYKAESARDIAQDAQMHAEEASAKANTIRTEANKTKIEALRVGNEAEKLHQRVDITDSMMKEYEKRSGQDTNITTEANHKVSLAKINVTLASQQLDKALAEVAEIIKELENLPEIDNTDLNPLEERLAAAEKEIVAASLDQRIRNLTDAKNLQTQWVKNYEDEVSRLRMEVENIDDIRKVLPAICNNRVRLEP, encoded by the exons ATGAACTGGTCGTCTAAAATGAGACTAATCGGATGTTTATTACTTGTGAATGTGATGATTAGTACTTCATCACGGTGGGACGGAATTCTTCCGTGGTATTCAGGATCCA CTTGTAACTGCAATGGTTATTCAGAGAGATGCTTCTTCGATAAGGAACTATACAAGGCTTCTGGTCACGGTGGTCACTGCCTGGATTGTCGAGCTAATCGTGATGGCGCGAATTGCGAACACTGTAGGGAGAATTTCTATCAGCGTCCGGAAGACAGTTATTGCATCGCTTGTAACTGCAACGAAATTG GTTCGAGAAGTTTACAATGTAACAGCGAAGGAAAATGTCAGTGCAAACCTGGTGTAACAGGTGACAAATGCGATCGTTGCGCagcaaattattataactttgGATCATACGGTTGCACCTCTTGCGAATGTAACGCAGCCGGTTCCCTTGCGAATGCACCAACTTGTGATCCTACTAATGGTGTTTGTATCTgtaaagaaaatgttgaagGGAAGCGATGTCGAGT atGTAAACCGGGATTTTTCAATCTTGCAATGGAGAATGAATTCGGTTGTACACCATGCTTCTGTTACGGGCATTCCTCAGTGTGCAGACCAGCGACTGGGTATTCTAAAGTTGTAATTGAGAGTATGTTTGTGAGAGGAACTGAACGATGGAAAGCTACCGTGGCTGGTAACCCGATACCACTTCATTATGATCCTCTTACTCAAACGATATATGCCACGGCATTGGACCGAGACAATGCATATTTTATTGCTCCTG ATAGATTCCTCGGGGATCAACGTGCATCTTATAACCAAGACTTATTATTTACACTAAGAATTGGGGAAGCTGGTCCAGCACCCACTGTCCGTGATATAATCCTCGAGGGAGGAAATGGAGAACAAATTACACAACCAATTTTTggacaaaataattatttaccttCAGTGACA ccACATGAATATCGTTTCAAATTGCATGAACATCCTAGTTATGGTTGGGAACCTCGCCTTTCCTCTCGAGCTTTCATGTCTATTTTATCGAACTTAACAGCTATTAAAATTCGTGGCACCTATACGCATCAAG GTCGAGGATTCTTAGATGATGTTAAGTTGGAGACGGCCCTCCGTGGAGCTGCAGGTGAAACTGCTGATTGGGTGGAGCATTGTCAATGTCCCCATGGTTACGTAGGCCAATTTTGTGAATCCTGTGCACCTGGATTCCATCATGATCCGCCTAATGGTGGTCCTTTTGCACTTTGTGTCCCTTGCAATTGCAATAATCATGCAGACATTTGTGAAGCTGAAACTG gGCAGTGTATCTGTGAACATAATACGGCTGGTAGTAATTGTGAATTATGTAAACGTGGATATTACGGTCACCCATTAAAGGGTACACCTGATGATTGTAAACCATGTCCGTGTCCTGACAATGGGCCTTGTATATTACTTGGCAATAATCCTGATCCAATTTGTTCTGAATGTCCACTGGGTAGAACAG gACCTAGATGTGAAACATGTTCGGATGGATACTTCGGAAATCCTGAAAAGGGTATAGCTTGCAGGCCTTGCGATTGTAACAACAATATCGACTTGAACGCTGTAAGAAATTGCAATCACGAAACTGGTGAATGTTTGAAATGTGTAAATAATACAGCTGGTTTCCATTGTGAAGAATGTCTTTCAG GATATTACGGAGACGCATTGTCTGATCGTAAAGAAGATGGATGTAAGCTATGCCAATGTTTCCCGCCAGGCACAGTCGAACTCAGCGATGGTAGAGTAGCACCTTGTGAACAATTAACAGGTCATTGTACTTGCAAGCCTCATGTAACCGGCCGAAATTGTGATAAATGTGAAGAAGGATATTATCATATTCTAAGTGGAGAA GGATGTACGCCTTGCAATTGCGATGCTGAAGGATCTTACAATCGTACTTGCAATGCCGTTACTGGTCAATGTGAATGTAGACCTGGTATTACTGGACAACATTGTGATGCATGTGTTTCTTATCAATATGGATTCAGTAGAGAAGGTTGTAAGCCTTGTGATTGTGATAATATCGGTTCTCAAGACCTGCAATGTGACGCTAGTGGACAATGTCCA TGCTTCCCCAATGTAGAAGGAAGACGCTGTGATCGTTGTAAAGAGAACAAACATAACAGACAAAATGGATGCGTCGATTGTCCTGATTGTTACAATCTTGTTCAAGCTGCGGTGAATAGCCATAGAGAACGCTTAGCTGAATTAGAAAATACGCTCAAAAAGATTAACAGCAGTCCGACAGTTATAAAAGATTCGGActttgaaaaagaattgaaaaacgTTCAGAATAAAGTAAAGAATCTTCTACAAATTGCTAAACAAGGATCTGGTa atgaaaataaaacgttgGTGGAACAACTTGATGAATTACGTGATCAGCtgaatgaaattgaagaaatcgCACAAACTGTGAACCTGACTGCTTTCGATGCACATAGAACTACTTTGGAAGGTTTAATGAACATTGATGAAGCAGAAAAAGTGCTTGATAAAATACATGCTCAATTAACC GATACAGAGGATTATTTAGCCACAGACGGAGCAACTGCATTATCGAAAGCGAAATCACGTGCGGATCAAGTTGGTCAACAGAATATACAAATGACTTCAATCGCGCAAGACGCGCGTCTCTTCGCCGAATt AAATGTTAATGAAGCGAAAAAGATTCATGCACTGGCAGAACAGGCGCGAAATACAACAATGGAAGCTTATAGTCTCGCAAAAAAAACTATAGCAAAATATTCTAACATGAC tgATGATATTAGAggattagaaaataaattagagtTACTAGAGCATCGTATGAGCGAGGTGAAAAATCTTACCAGCATAGCAGCCACTAAATCATCCGCAGTTTCGCAAGAAGCAATAGATTTACTGATTCTCGACTTAGCACTTCCACCTGTTGACATCGAGCAATTGAGAAATCAAGTTGAAGACGTAAATAATGAG GGATTACGATTGAAAGAACAAGCACAATTGCTGTTAGATCAAAACGAAAATCTTATAAATGAAATGGtagagaaaataagaaagagcGAGCAGTTAATAGAGTTAGTACAAGATCAGCAAGCGGCTACTGCCGAACTTGTAGCCGAATTAGATAAAGCAAATGAAAAAGTAGATGATGCTGTCAAACGAGGAGATCAGACTTTAAAAGAAGCTCAGGAAACATTACAGAAATTGGGTG aatttcatgcTGAAGTAGAGAGAGAGCGCGTTAAAGCCCAAGATgctttaaaagatataaaaaatattgaatcatTAATCATGGATGCTAAGGAGAAGGCTTCACAAGCTGAAAAGATATTAGATGGTTCTGAATATAAAGCCGAAAGTGCGCGTGATATAGCACAAGATGCTCAA ATGCATGCAGAGGAAGCTAGTGCAAAAGCGAACACTATTAGAACAGAAgcaaataaaactaaaatagaaGCACTTCGTGTAGGAAATGAAGCTGAAAAATTGCATCAAAGAGTTGATATTACAGATTCCATGATGAAGGAATACGAGAAACGAAGTGGGCaagatacaaatattacaaCCGAA GCAAATCATAAAGTTAGTCTAGCTAAGATTAATGTAACGTTAGCATCACAACAACTCGATAAAGCTCTAGCCGAAGTAgctgaaataataaaagaacttGAAAATTTACCGGAAATTG ataataCCGATTTAAATCCGTTAGAAGAACGTTTAGCAGCAGCTGAAAAGGAAATTGTAGCTGCAAGTCTAGATCAAAGAATTCGTAATTTAACGGATGcaaaaaatttgcaaacaCAGTGGGTAAAGAATTATGAAGATGAGGTCAGTAGGCTAAGAATGGAAGTTGAGAACATTGATGATATAAGAAAAGTTTTGCCTGCCatctgtaacaatcgtgtACGACTCGAACCTTAA